A stretch of Orientia tsutsugamushi DNA encodes these proteins:
- a CDS encoding MFS transporter, whose amino-acid sequence MFQSYKTFLLILLGNALDHYNTALYIFLAPYLASNFLDFESEVITLIVVHSLFSSCTIIAKPVGVWFFGWLVNIIDSRKVLLITLGGVAFTTFSVAIIPSYESIGIAATILLILAKVAQGFFAAGEVGISSILIFNTVKSKEFIKANSYYQCSTMIGIILASAIATIISSSTASFANWRYAFALGMLTGIIGLCLRLVIFSNSNSVNYTAYHKNVMTHSSKSNQTISSKFFLLLKVSCLHGLSYITYAVPFVILDNIIPLISNISRTEILAYSNVLMYFDAAMIVAIGHIIRSNNYKIWMLLAVILFAVTIIPCFIYLPKLTLQVIILIKCWIIFCGVVFTSLLNVWLVQKVDGNKYLFIGIGYVIGCEFWGRSSIAICLALWQYFNDLIAPAIYITAVCICAVLFLLIDIYRQKTSCCKLVNLEN is encoded by the coding sequence ATGTTTCAATCTTATAAAACTTTTTTATTAATCTTGCTTGGTAATGCCCTAGATCATTATAACACAGCTTTATACATATTTCTAGCTCCATACTTAGCGAGTAATTTTCTTGACTTTGAGAGTGAAGTTATTACTCTGATTGTAGTACATAGTTTGTTCTCCTCATGTACCATTATTGCTAAGCCAGTAGGAGTATGGTTTTTTGGCTGGTTAGTTAATATCATTGATTCAAGGAAAGTGTTGTTAATTACTCTAGGTGGAGTAGCTTTTACAACTTTTTCTGTTGCTATTATTCCAAGTTATGAATCTATTGGTATAGCAGCTACAATTTTGTTAATTCTAGCTAAAGTTGCGCAAGGGTTTTTTGCGGCTGGAGAAGTAGGTATATCATCTATACTTATATTTAATACAGTTAAAAGTAAAGAGTTTATTAAAGCTAATAGCTATTACCAGTGCTCAACGATGATAGGTATTATATTGGCTTCTGCTATTGCTACTATAATAAGTAGCAGCACAGCATCATTTGCGAACTGGCGATATGCTTTTGCTTTAGGAATGCTAACTGGAATTATTGGATTATGTCTTAGGTTAGTAATATTTTCAAATAGCAATAGTGTCAATTATACTGCATATCACAAAAATGTTATGACGCATTCTTCAAAATCTAATCAGACCATATCATCTAAATTTTTCTTATTACTAAAAGTTTCGTGCTTGCATGGATTAAGTTATATTACTTACGCTGTTCCATTTGTTATATTAGATAATATTATACCTTTAATTAGTAATATTTCTCGTACAGAAATACTTGCATATAGTAATGTACTTATGTATTTTGATGCTGCTATGATAGTAGCTATAGGACATATAATACGGAGTAATAATTATAAAATATGGATGTTATTAGCCGTAATACTATTTGCTGTAACGATAATACCATGCTTTATTTATCTTCCAAAGTTAACATTACAAGTCATTATTTTAATCAAATGCTGGATAATATTTTGTGGAGTAGTTTTTACATCATTATTAAATGTGTGGTTGGTTCAAAAAGTTGATGGTAACAAATATTTATTTATAGGAATTGGGTATGTTATTGGCTGTGAATTCTGGGGCCGCAGTAGCATCGCAATATGCTTAGCGTTATGGCAATATTTTAATGATCTTATAGCTCCAGCAATTTACATAACAGCAGTATGCATTTGTGCAGTTTTATTTCTTTTAATAGATATCTATCGTCAGAAGACATCTTGTTGTAAACTTGTAAACCTTGAAAATTAA
- a CDS encoding DUF5394 family protein, translating into MIDDDDNDDKLKNNTDDTTDKNEDEEDTNNLTKESIFTASQDTSSDNLVNEFYQKLKNNAEFEAELEALISNFEINQDVSKLQTNIILLIKKLLLSNSSGSTSIELTQELEQQITKQIAKISKELIYKHTRTLAEENQELEQNKDNLEYISEPSRAELKKNLKRFAIYEVYKLLNPRRIAGETRLSNFIHNLIIGGAKYALKYGGGNKNDVSYYNNKLQAMKFHKKSAERGDKDRGGRNR; encoded by the coding sequence ATGATTGACGATGACGATAACGATGATAAATTAAAAAATAACACTGATGATACTACCGATAAGAATGAGGATGAAGAAGATACTAATAATTTGACCAAAGAATCTATTTTTACTGCTAGTCAAGATACTTCCTCTGATAATTTGGTTAATGAGTTTTACCAAAAATTAAAAAATAATGCAGAATTTGAAGCTGAATTAGAAGCATTAATTAGTAACTTTGAAATTAATCAAGATGTATCAAAGCTGCAAACAAACATTATACTGTTAATTAAAAAATTACTGCTTAGTAATTCTTCAGGCTCTACATCTATAGAATTAACTCAAGAGCTTGAACAGCAAATTACTAAGCAAATTGCTAAAATAAGTAAAGAGTTAATATATAAGCACACAAGAACTTTAGCAGAAGAAAATCAAGAATTAGAGCAAAATAAAGATAACTTAGAATATATTTCTGAACCGTCTAGAGCAGAACTAAAGAAAAATCTAAAAAGATTTGCAATATATGAAGTCTATAAACTGCTTAATCCAAGACGTATTGCAGGAGAAACACGTTTGAGTAATTTTATCCATAATTTAATAATTGGAGGTGCAAAATATGCACTCAAGTATGGTGGAGGCAATAAAAACGATGTTAGTTATTATAATAATAAATTACAAGCAATGAAATTTCATAAAAAATCTGCTGAAAGAGGAGATAAAGATAGAGGAGGAAGAAATAGATAA
- a CDS encoding ankyrin repeat domain-containing protein — protein sequence MNPEDIALVQEVAELIQNRQHLQARILVKTRGGFSDNDAATSELYSRVPEELALEFVSFCENMENCKKSSRYAALFLNSDFPINEGDYCRRIAMDFYSQGKLSKQTANSVFGGMVVHPVIETVLIMNPHNASTSLLDTLLDYTINTNLRYQYKDDESKFEAKKMDLCNDYLRMVGISADNTNDYESKQRINCILENSGDPSKLINFDPNTVHILMFRLLDRNCKESAKLLLDSGLDVSALQEKYSRTGWLTILDAAIDRGNYDCAKILVQRGVDIVDDHSNNMSSEMKALCNTHQFLKNTGYFKEHKSIPDQMLDDSLKISSFITQDKSLRDNCWPALKSSVNSETLLSQMAYEFRCDKSLLPYFIELTQLELSELQLQSAASIDADNKECSSTTHRDKYTSRKSSPSTTDLGLK from the coding sequence ATGAATCCAGAGGATATTGCATTAGTTCAAGAGGTGGCTGAATTAATACAGAATAGGCAACATTTACAAGCAAGAATATTAGTTAAAACTCGCGGTGGTTTTTCAGACAATGATGCTGCTACTAGTGAATTATACTCAAGAGTTCCAGAAGAGTTAGCATTGGAGTTTGTGTCTTTTTGTGAAAATATGGAAAACTGTAAAAAATCTAGTAGGTATGCAGCATTATTTTTAAATAGCGACTTTCCTATTAATGAAGGTGACTATTGTAGGCGCATAGCAATGGATTTTTATTCGCAAGGTAAACTTAGTAAACAAACAGCAAACTCAGTTTTTGGAGGCATGGTTGTTCATCCTGTAATTGAAACAGTATTAATAATGAACCCACACAATGCATCAACTAGTCTACTAGATACTTTGCTTGATTATACTATTAACACTAATCTAAGATATCAATATAAAGATGACGAATCTAAATTTGAAGCTAAAAAAATGGATCTCTGTAATGACTATCTAAGGATGGTTGGAATTAGTGCAGATAATACAAATGATTATGAATCCAAACAAAGAATTAACTGCATTTTAGAAAACAGTGGTGATCCTAGTAAACTTATAAACTTCGATCCTAATACAGTACACATACTGATGTTTCGTTTGCTAGATCGAAATTGCAAAGAAAGCGCTAAACTATTACTCGATAGTGGATTAGATGTTAGCGCTTTACAAGAAAAATATTCAAGGACAGGATGGCTAACTATTCTAGATGCAGCTATTGATCGTGGTAACTATGATTGTGCTAAGATATTAGTACAACGTGGCGTTGATATAGTAGATGATCACAGTAATAATATGTCTTCTGAAATGAAAGCCTTGTGTAATACGCATCAATTTTTAAAAAATACTGGTTATTTCAAAGAGCATAAATCTATACCAGATCAAATGTTAGATGACTCGCTAAAAATAAGTAGTTTTATTACACAAGATAAGAGTCTTCGCGATAATTGCTGGCCTGCATTAAAAAGCAGTGTTAATAGTGAAACACTTCTCTCTCAAATGGCTTATGAGTTTAGATGCGACAAATCTTTACTTCCATATTTTATAGAGTTAACGCAATTGGAGTTGTCAGAGTTGCAGCTGCAATCAGCTGCAAGTATAGATGCAGATAATAAAGAATGTAGTAGTACTACACATAGAGATAAGTATACTTCTAGAAAAAGCAGCCCATCTACTACAGATCTAGGCTTAAAATAA
- a CDS encoding polyribonucleotide nucleotidyltransferase, with translation MFNEILKKVDWHGNMLSLSTGKIARNADGAVLASMGNTSVLCTVVFDKNTKKDMDFFPLSVYYREMAYAAGKIPGGFIKKEGKFSEYEVLVSRLIDRSIRPLFDSNFRNDTQIICTVMSYDPRYSPDILAIIGSSAALAISGIPIIKPIGAARVGIVNDEFILNPVIHDNTGVNELDLVVAATFDSVTMIEAQACEIDEEKMLAAIEFGYKSLKPVINAIEEIKSSIRKDIFEVTARPHLRYNDEILKHFSSDIKSALLLQTKNERNQQLQLIQQKVVDYFSSEANDDDAILNIEKALDDAKSKIFRDLVLQDKTRIGNRAVDEIRPIICEAGLFNTVHGSALFTRGDTQSLATITLGSSTDEQIVEQLNKCERQNFLLDYIFLPYSVGEISPLRAASRREIGHGWLAKKAIQLVIPSKDVFPYTIRIVSEITQSDGSSSMATVCSASLSLMEAGVPIKTHVAGIAMGLVLGEGNKFEILSDISGCEDHLGDMDFKVASTKNGITALQLDIKVQGINLSMIESTFRQAKIGINHILNVMNNTISCPKSELSAYAPMVQTLEIQKEKIRDVIGLGGKVIKELCKTFDVEIDISENGEVKVWGNVGENVKKAVQNIENIVFVPQIGDIFDGEVVKVIESGAFIKYVTGRDGFVHISEINDTHIKDINAHVKLGDKVKVKIIGIDHKNRVKLTLRTDKEHCKNKNEQYNDITTTTGSVKKKIKIAPKEAAVISNRKYFD, from the coding sequence ATGTTTAATGAGATACTAAAAAAAGTTGATTGGCATGGTAATATGCTATCTCTAAGTACTGGTAAGATAGCGCGTAATGCTGACGGAGCAGTTTTGGCATCAATGGGCAATACATCAGTGTTATGTACAGTAGTTTTTGATAAAAACACAAAGAAGGATATGGATTTTTTCCCGTTAAGTGTTTATTACAGAGAAATGGCCTATGCTGCTGGTAAAATTCCAGGAGGCTTTATAAAAAAAGAAGGCAAATTTTCTGAATATGAAGTATTAGTATCAAGATTAATAGACCGTTCTATTCGTCCACTTTTTGATTCTAACTTTCGTAATGATACTCAGATTATTTGCACAGTGATGTCATATGATCCAAGATATAGCCCTGATATTTTAGCAATTATTGGCAGTTCTGCAGCATTAGCAATTTCTGGAATTCCAATCATAAAACCTATTGGAGCTGCTAGAGTTGGAATAGTTAATGATGAATTTATATTAAATCCTGTAATTCACGACAATACAGGAGTCAATGAGCTTGATTTAGTGGTTGCAGCTACTTTTGATTCAGTTACTATGATAGAGGCTCAAGCTTGTGAAATTGATGAAGAAAAAATGTTAGCTGCTATAGAGTTTGGATATAAATCACTAAAACCTGTAATTAACGCTATTGAGGAAATAAAATCAAGCATTAGAAAGGATATTTTTGAAGTTACAGCTAGGCCACATCTAAGGTATAATGATGAAATACTTAAGCATTTTAGCTCTGATATTAAATCAGCACTTTTACTACAAACTAAGAATGAACGTAATCAACAGCTGCAATTAATACAGCAAAAAGTTGTTGATTATTTTTCAAGTGAAGCTAATGATGATGATGCTATTTTAAATATAGAAAAAGCTTTGGATGATGCGAAATCCAAAATATTTAGAGATTTAGTATTACAAGACAAAACCAGAATTGGCAATAGAGCTGTAGATGAAATTAGGCCTATTATTTGTGAAGCTGGTTTATTTAATACAGTGCATGGATCTGCGCTATTTACTCGTGGTGATACTCAAAGCTTAGCAACAATTACATTAGGTAGTAGTACTGATGAACAAATAGTTGAGCAGTTAAATAAGTGTGAAAGGCAGAATTTTTTACTAGATTATATCTTTTTACCTTATTCAGTTGGCGAAATTTCGCCACTAAGAGCTGCTAGTAGAAGAGAAATAGGCCATGGCTGGTTAGCTAAAAAAGCTATTCAACTTGTTATTCCTAGCAAAGATGTATTTCCATATACTATTAGAATCGTATCAGAAATTACTCAATCTGATGGATCTTCTTCAATGGCAACAGTATGTAGCGCTTCGCTTAGCTTAATGGAAGCTGGAGTTCCAATAAAAACACATGTTGCAGGTATTGCTATGGGATTAGTTTTAGGTGAGGGCAATAAGTTTGAGATTTTATCTGATATATCTGGTTGTGAAGATCATTTAGGAGATATGGATTTTAAAGTAGCAAGTACTAAAAACGGTATTACAGCTTTGCAATTAGATATTAAAGTTCAAGGAATTAATTTATCTATGATCGAGAGCACCTTTCGACAAGCTAAAATTGGTATAAATCATATATTAAATGTTATGAATAATACTATTAGTTGCCCTAAATCAGAACTAAGTGCATACGCACCAATGGTTCAAACATTAGAAATTCAAAAAGAAAAAATTCGTGATGTTATTGGATTAGGCGGTAAAGTTATTAAAGAGCTTTGCAAAACTTTTGATGTTGAAATTGATATTAGTGAAAACGGAGAAGTTAAGGTTTGGGGAAATGTAGGGGAAAATGTAAAAAAAGCAGTACAAAATATTGAAAATATTGTGTTCGTTCCACAAATAGGGGATATCTTTGATGGTGAAGTAGTTAAGGTTATTGAATCTGGAGCATTTATAAAATATGTGACTGGTCGAGATGGGTTCGTGCATATTAGCGAAATTAATGATACGCATATAAAAGATATTAATGCACACGTAAAATTAGGCGACAAGGTAAAAGTCAAAATTATTGGAATTGATCATAAGAATCGTGTTAAATTAACTTTGAGAACAGATAAAGAACATTGCAAGAATAAAAATGAGCAGTATAATGATATTACTACAACAACAGGCAGTGTAAAGAAAAAGATTAAAATTGCTCCCAAGGAAGCAGCAGTAATTTCTAATAGGAAATACTTTGATTAA
- the rpsO gene encoding 30S ribosomal protein S15 produces MSITVERKKALISEYADLEKNTGSVEVQCAILTERIINLTQHCKINFKDFHSKRGLLMLVSSRRKLLSYLKKKDLNRYTQLINRLGLRK; encoded by the coding sequence ATGTCAATTACAGTTGAACGCAAAAAGGCACTAATTAGCGAATATGCAGATTTAGAAAAAAACACTGGTTCAGTTGAAGTTCAGTGTGCAATTTTAACTGAAAGGATTATTAACTTAACACAGCACTGTAAAATTAATTTTAAAGATTTTCATTCTAAGCGTGGCTTATTAATGTTGGTTAGTAGCCGTAGAAAGTTACTAAGTTATTTGAAGAAAAAAGATTTGAATAGATATACTCAACTTATTAATAGGTTAGGGCTTCGTAAGTAA
- the truB gene encoding tRNA pseudouridine(55) synthase TruB: protein MKSKINGWINLYKPAGISSAQAVAKIKHWLNLSKVGHAGTLDVEAEGVLPIAIGEATKLVQYLMEATKEYHFTMKFGTKTDSGDVSGKVVQVTSNIPTYDECLSVTKKFIGEIVQVPPSYSALKINGIRAYNLARSGHKVILSPRKVKIFSLKLESYDSINLTATYSTECSKGTYIRTLSQDIALCLQSLSFVVKLARTRVGCFNYKHGSLYLNALNSFSEAKTIAYLKDGIMDTKCVLSNIPSLSIDDVVARKIYFGQLVQLPRLHNCSLVWLQYNNQLIAIGKVEDGYFRSSKVFNFITL from the coding sequence ATGAAAAGCAAAATTAATGGATGGATTAACTTATATAAGCCAGCTGGTATAAGTTCAGCACAAGCTGTAGCAAAAATTAAACACTGGCTCAATTTATCTAAAGTAGGGCATGCTGGTACACTTGATGTTGAAGCCGAAGGAGTGCTGCCAATAGCAATTGGAGAAGCTACTAAGTTAGTTCAATATTTAATGGAAGCAACAAAAGAATATCATTTTACCATGAAGTTTGGCACTAAAACTGATAGTGGAGATGTATCAGGTAAGGTAGTGCAAGTAACTAGCAATATACCTACTTATGATGAATGTTTATCAGTAACAAAGAAATTTATTGGTGAAATTGTTCAGGTTCCACCAAGCTATTCTGCATTAAAAATCAATGGTATTAGAGCATATAATCTTGCTAGAAGTGGGCATAAAGTAATTCTTTCTCCTAGGAAAGTAAAAATTTTTAGCCTAAAATTGGAGTCTTATGATTCGATAAACCTTACAGCAACATATTCAACTGAATGTTCAAAAGGTACTTATATCAGAACTTTAAGTCAAGATATAGCTTTATGCTTGCAAAGCTTAAGTTTTGTGGTAAAATTAGCCCGTACTCGAGTAGGATGTTTTAATTATAAGCATGGCAGTCTTTATCTAAATGCATTGAATAGTTTTAGCGAAGCTAAAACTATAGCATACCTTAAGGATGGTATTATGGATACTAAATGTGTATTAAGTAACATTCCATCACTAAGTATAGATGATGTAGTGGCAAGGAAAATTTATTTCGGACAGCTAGTACAGTTGCCTAGATTACATAATTGCTCATTGGTATGGTTACAATATAATAATCAGCTAATTGCAATAGGAAAGGTTGAGGATGGTTATTTTAGATCATCAAAAGTATTTAATTTTATAACTTTATAA
- a CDS encoding helix-turn-helix domain-containing protein translates to MATSPNPNSNTKVDSIDLYVSKRLKMRRVILGLSQKKLAEAVDVSIQQIQKYEKSTNRISSGKLYSLANLLKVPIGYFFENASSYTDCKNNVNTISVFAEDQENFLSDDTVTEKEVLNLIKAFNEVKNSHVRKKIIDLVKSIKAME, encoded by the coding sequence ATGGCTACTAGTCCTAACCCTAACTCTAATACTAAAGTTGATTCAATTGATTTATACGTCAGTAAGCGTCTTAAAATGCGTCGTGTAATACTTGGGCTTAGCCAAAAAAAGCTAGCTGAAGCAGTAGATGTAAGTATACAACAGATTCAGAAATACGAAAAATCAACAAATCGTATATCTAGCGGTAAGTTATACAGTTTGGCAAATCTATTAAAGGTTCCAATAGGCTATTTCTTTGAAAATGCAAGTAGTTATACTGATTGCAAGAATAATGTTAATACAATATCTGTATTTGCTGAAGATCAAGAGAATTTTCTATCAGATGATACTGTAACGGAAAAAGAAGTATTAAATCTTATTAAAGCCTTTAATGAAGTTAAGAATTCACATGTTAGAAAAAAAATTATTGACTTAGTAAAGAGTATTAAAGCTATGGAATAA
- a CDS encoding IS5 family transposase (programmed frameshift): protein MLKELKDEKFRRLTGVRKRTFSKMVDILRKADGLKKSKGGRKNKLNLEEQLLMVLEYLREYRTYFHIGQNYGISESSAYKAVKWVEDTLVKHQNFALPGRKAIMKSDMNYEVVLIDATETPIERHKKKQKFYYSGKKNWHTLKTQIVVDKKTNQVICTDFSNYKKHDFRLFKKSKILIHPKVKVITDTGYQGIQKIHNNSELPKKKSKKNPLTKNDKKNNHGLAGARVVNENVIGMLKRFKIIADKYRNRRKRFSLRFNLISGIYNFELP from the exons CTGCTTAAAGAGTTAAAGGATGAAAAATTTCGTCGATTAACAGGAGTAAGGAAGAGGACATTTTCAAAGATGGTGGATATTTTGAGGAAAGCTGATGGTCTTAAGAAATCAAAAGGTGGACGTAAAAATAAGCTCAATTTGGAGGAACAGTTGCTGATGGTGTTAGAATACCTTAGAGAATACCGTACTTATTTCCATATAGGTCAGAACTATGGAATTAGTGAAAGTTCAGCATATAAAGCTGTAAAATGGGTAGAAGACACCCTAGTTAAACACCAAAACTTTGCTCTTCCAGGTCGTAAAGCTATAATGAAGAGTGATATGAATTATGAAGTAGTCTTGATTGATGCTACTGAGACTCCTATAGAAAGACATA AAAAAAAACAAAAATTCTATTATTCAGGAAAGAAGAACTGGCATACACTAAAAACTCAAATAGTGGTAGACAAGAAAACCAACCAAGTAATATGTACAGATTTTTCTAACTATAAAAAACATGACTTTAGATTATTTAAGAAATCCAAAATTCTTATCCATCCTAAGGTAAAAGTGATTACTGATACAGGATATCAAGGCATACAAAAAATTCACAATAATTCTGAATTACCAAAGAAAAAAAGCAAGAAAAATCCTTTAACTAAAAATGATAAAAAGAATAATCATGGGTTAGCAGGAGCAAGAGTTGTGAATGAAAACGTTATTGGTATGCTAAAACGCTTCAAAATTATTGCTGACAAATATCGAAATAGACGTAAAAGATTCTCTCTTAGATTTAATTTGATCTCTGGCATTTATAATTTTGAACTACCTTAA
- a CDS encoding tetratricopeptide repeat protein produces the protein MSLYQLGQYQEAIENFDIAIKHKPDLAEAYMNKGDTLKQLGQREKAIKNFELAIKYNPGLIAPYIRDILKKLEMQ, from the coding sequence ATTTCTTTATACCAATTAGGGCAATATCAAGAAGCAATAGAGAATTTTGATATAGCTATTAAGCATAAACCAGATCTGGCAGAAGCTTATATGAATAAAGGAGATACTTTGAAGCAATTAGGACAACGTGAAAAGGCAATAAAGAATTTTGAGTTAGCTATTAAGTATAATCCAGGTTTAATAGCACCTTATATTAGAGATATTTTAAAAAAGCTAGAAATGCAATAG
- a CDS encoding Rpn family recombination-promoting nuclease/putative transposase, whose amino-acid sequence MHLSRFLDPKNDVAFKKIFGSEKNKDILIHFLNDILLFEGNREITEVEFLGTILDADIASKKESIVDVLCKDKNGAQYIIEMQVDPTQGFEKRAQYYAAKAYGRQPNRGKEGKYSDLKEVIFIAIADYKLFPNKEDYISRHVILDKKTYEHDLKDFSFTFIELPKFKKDRVEELNDITEKWCYFFKHAKETTLDGYHKIIGEDLIIKRAYEALDQFNWSEDELITYEQELKRIWDNKAVEDYKLEHAKAEGKAEGKAEGKAEAKKDLAIKLLKSELSVETIAEYTDLSIQEVLNLKNSVK is encoded by the coding sequence ATGCATTTATCAAGATTTCTAGATCCAAAGAATGATGTAGCATTTAAAAAGATATTTGGATCAGAAAAAAACAAGGACATACTAATACATTTTCTGAACGATATATTGTTGTTTGAAGGGAATAGAGAAATAACAGAAGTAGAGTTTTTAGGAACGATATTAGATGCAGACATAGCGTCAAAAAAAGAATCAATAGTAGATGTTTTGTGTAAAGATAAAAACGGTGCGCAATATATAATAGAAATGCAAGTAGATCCTACACAAGGATTTGAAAAAAGAGCACAGTATTATGCAGCAAAAGCATATGGCAGGCAACCAAATAGAGGAAAGGAAGGAAAATACTCAGACCTAAAGGAAGTTATATTTATAGCTATAGCAGATTATAAATTGTTTCCAAACAAAGAAGACTATATATCAAGGCATGTAATATTGGATAAAAAGACATATGAGCATGATCTAAAGGATTTTTCATTTACCTTTATAGAATTACCAAAATTTAAAAAAGATAGAGTGGAAGAGTTAAATGATATAACAGAGAAGTGGTGCTATTTTTTTAAACATGCAAAAGAAACAACATTAGATGGATATCATAAAATAATAGGTGAAGATTTAATAATAAAAAGAGCGTATGAGGCATTAGATCAGTTTAATTGGAGTGAAGACGAACTAATAACCTATGAACAAGAGTTAAAGCGTATATGGGATAATAAAGCAGTCGAAGATTATAAACTCGAACACGCTAAAGCTGAAGGTAAAGCTGAAGGTAAAGCTGAAGGTAAAGCTGAAGCAAAAAAAGATTTGGCAATAAAATTATTGAAATCTGAATTATCAGTTGAGACAATTGCTGAATATACGGATTTATCAATACAAGAAGTATTAAATTTAAAAAATAGTGTAAAATAA
- a CDS encoding HD domain-containing protein: MIDFYSESLINKLFRTNVRFNTKIDLDRVEKAIFYAKKYHSNQKRDTGEHYYMHPLEVARMVADYSFKTDTIITAILHDTIEDTTLTKEKIAIEFNDNIAEQVLALTRNRGGKKTSSMKMIQTLVNQDKVELLLIKLFDRLDNIKTIFIKPAKRRQEIILETQQEFIPLAEYLKLPEIAIELNKYCELYTTK, encoded by the coding sequence ATGATAGACTTTTATAGCGAGAGCTTAATAAATAAGCTGTTTAGAACCAACGTAAGATTTAACACCAAAATTGATCTTGACAGAGTTGAAAAAGCTATATTTTATGCAAAAAAATATCATAGCAATCAAAAGCGAGATACAGGAGAACATTATTATATGCATCCATTAGAAGTAGCGCGCATGGTTGCAGACTACAGCTTTAAAACGGATACGATTATTACAGCAATACTACATGATACCATCGAAGACACAACACTAACTAAAGAAAAGATAGCAATCGAATTTAATGATAACATTGCCGAGCAAGTTCTAGCTCTTACAAGAAACAGAGGTGGTAAGAAAACCAGTTCCATGAAAATGATTCAAACATTAGTGAATCAAGATAAAGTAGAGCTATTACTAATCAAACTATTTGACAGATTGGATAATATTAAAACTATATTCATAAAGCCAGCCAAAAGAAGACAAGAAATCATACTAGAAACGCAGCAAGAATTTATACCTCTTGCTGAATATCTTAAATTACCAGAAATTGCTATAGAGCTAAATAAATACTGTGAGCTTTATACTACCAAATAA
- a CDS encoding DUF4102 domain-containing protein, with amino-acid sequence MINISVILFNFTQSALNKIKVPTKEENIIQFRDTKERNLLLIISYTGFRRFYLVINIGGIYYKIKIGTSPDLTVKEG; translated from the coding sequence ATGATAAATATATCAGTAATATTATTTAACTTTACACAATCAGCATTAAATAAAATAAAAGTACCAACCAAAGAAGAAAATATAATCCAGTTTAGAGATACAAAAGAAAGGAACCTACTTTTGATAATATCATATACTGGATTTAGAAGATTTTATTTAGTAATAAACATTGGTGGCATATATTATAAGATAAAAATAGGGACTTCACCAGATCTGACTGTAAAAGAAGGCTAG